AAGTCACCCAAAAGTGCTGGCACAAGGGGCGTTTAACGGTGAGTATTTAGTTATTGATCAATTAACCCCCTTAAATGGGCGGCTAGAACAATGGCAACCGGGGTTACTAGAGACACTACAAAATGTGTTGAATAAACAATTTCTTGTACTGGTAGAAGACGTTAGTCGTTTATTTAATATGGGTTATACCTTGACCCTGGATCAATCCGCACCGGCTGAAAACCGCAGTTATCAAAATATTGCGCTGGATTATTATTTTGCTTTAAGTGGGTTAGGCGAAATTCAAGGCAATCAATTAGGCAATATTATTTTTCAGCATGGGTTGCAACGTCACCAAATTCACCGTAATTCAATCAATATTGATAAAGACGACAAAGGCCGCAATCGTTATGACATTGATTACCAACGATTTACTGGTTACCAGCGGTCTGTATTATTGTTAGTGTTGGGTGCTTTACACTTTAATCCCGCGTCTCATGACTATTTAACCCTATTATTAGGCAGTAAACCACCTGATAAGCTAGCCCACTTACCGCCAGGATTAGCGGCGATTATCCGAGGTTGCTAACATGCAGCATGCTCGCTTATCGCCATTAACCATTCAGGATCCCTTATTACGCGCTCAGTTTTATAAGGCATTGCGTAATCCTCTTTCTGAATGGCAAATCCATGAAGTTGCTCTGGATGAAGTATTGATGCCAGAGTTAATTTCGCTTCGCTTTTATGGCACTCCCCAGCTCAAAAAAATTGTGGCTATTATTGCTCAGCTAGACGACATGCGCGGGGCATTAAAAGCTGGAACTACTCTACAGTTGCCGCCGATTAAATGGATTCGCCAACAAATCAAAGCCTATGCTGATTCTGAGGGGCGCGAATGAACCCTTTTAAAGGCGTAAATTTTCGGCATCAGGATCGTGAGTTTGCGGAGCTACGTCGTCAGCTACGTCAGAACCGAGGCAGTGCCCGACGCACCTTATCACCGAATCAAATCCGCATGGCCATTCGCACTGGGGAAATGCCCCCTAATGCGGAAGTATTAATCGGTACCCGAGAAGACGGCACCCCATTTACTATCGAGGATTTAACCGGGTTTGCTCAAGCACAACAACGACTGGCCAAACAGTTTGGTTCGGCTAAGGGCGTGCCCATGGACCAATTAATTGCTTCGTCTCGGGCAATAGATGTGGAACGGGCTAATGTAGAAATTCGGTCCGCTCGACTTTATAAAATCCATGGCTCAACCTTAACATTCAGTGTGACTGCCAGTGGTAAATATCAAGCTCAGTTTCACCAGGTCAAAGTCAGGTTAGAAGACTGGTGGCGACATTTAACTGATGCTGGCAACGTTAATCGAGCGATGACCCAAACCCTGGCCGGCCCGGTATCGTTTGATTGTGATTGTGGTCGTCATCAATTCTGGTATCGCTATGTCGCGACGGTGGGTGGATTTGCGATTCAACCTTATGAAAAAGACTTCCCCAAAGTGCGTAATCCTCAATTACGCGGCTGTTGTTGTAAGCATGTTCTGAAGGTCTTTCGGACTTTAAAAAGCCCCACGGTAAAAACCCAATTAACCCAACAAATGATCCGGCAAGCAGAACAAGCGGGCTTTGCTGGCGATACCCGTCATCAGTTCATGACTCGGCAAGATCATCAGCAACTCAGCCGAGCGCGTGTGGGTGAGTTAAACCAGGAAAAAATTCGCGCCGAACTGGCCAGGCAAGTCAATTTAGCGTTACGCCGTCACGTAAATAAGCCCGCTAACCGTAACAAAATTAATCGAGCAAGAACAAAAATGACTCAGCAATTAACCGCTCAACAAAAAGCCCATATTAAGCAAGAATTGGCATTTGCTCAGCGCTATAACTTACCGGCAAATACCGTTTACCAAAAATTTGCGGATGAATTAGGCATGTCTGCAGAGGCTATTCAACAGCAATTATGATCCAACCCCAGGACTTTTTAGCATTAACTGAACGACTGGCCAGTGATACGAAACAATTTTTATTTCAGTCGCGGGATACTCGGCAAGTGATGTTATTTAAGGCTCTGCAAGACCAGGCGTCAGATCCTCTGGATTTGGTAGGTACTCTGGAGCAACACGAAACTACCATCAATTATGCAGCGCCAGTGATTGTGAAAGCGCGGTTTTTTCCTAATGACAACCCACAAAGTTTATTAACAGCGGGGTTTCAGTCAGCACCTGATTTTGAAAGCCCTAAAACGGTATTACTGGATACCGCGCCGGTGCCTGAACAAAGTATCTTATGGTGTGAAGACCGCTTACCCAATGACAAAAAAACCGTGGAATTATTTTATGTGCTGGCTGCTACCCCTATTGGCAAACATGGACTAGTGGGTGCTAAACACCAGGTGTTGCCCATGAGTCATGCTGACACACAGGCGCTACTGGCTTTGATTGATGAGGATGAGGTAACCCATGATTAATGCGAATAGCTGGCCACAACAGCCGGTTAATGATTTACGCATAGACACGGCTTGGCGTGAAAATTATTCAGGTGCCACCATCAACCGTAAATTAGCAGGTGTCGTGCCCACAGGTATTTATAGTGGTTTTCATGTCACCATTGATGCAAACAATCCACTAACTATTTTGGTAGGCGATGCGATTGAAGAGTCGATAGCCGTAGTTGAAACCCAAGGTTATTCACTGACAGCCCGGATGCCTGCTGGAATGCAAAAAGCATTAACCATTACCCCAGGTGACACTCAACATATTGTGATTGCTGTGGATTACCAGCACCACCAAGTGAGTACAGTGGAACTGGTGGTGACCCATACCCTCACCCCACATAGTGTGGTGTTAGCTACCCTGCAAGTGCCGTCAGATGCTGAAATGTTAACCGCAAGTATGTTGGATATCAGTCGACGTATTGAACGGATCCCGGTATTAACCCATGAACAAAAAAGCAATCCACATCCTCAATATCAACTAGCGGCAGCAATGCCCTTAATTATTAATCAACTCAATTCTGATCAAACGGATGCCAGTTTATCCGCAAGACAAGGCAAAAAACTGCATGAGTTAATAAAAAGCCTACCCCCAACCATTGATCATTTACGCTCACAATCAGCGACCGATTCCTTATCAGCCAACCAAGGTCGTATATTAAAAGAAATGATCGATACCATTAATGCTTTTTTATCCTCGGATAGCAGTGAAATTGAATCATTAAAAAATATTGTTGAATATATTAAGCAAAATAAAGAAAACCTAGAGAGTTTAGGTATCGATAATATTGCAGGATTACGAGATGCCCTAAATACTAAATTGGATAAAGCCCGATTTGAGCAACTGGCTATCCCGGATGTAGCTCAATTACCTGCGGTATTAGCCATTAAAGCCAATGACGAGTCAGTTTATAAAAAAACAGGCGGCACACTATCAGGCTCTGTGCAGTTTGATATTGTTCGAAGCGGTAACAGCAACGGTATTAATTGGACAGGGCTATCAGATACATTTTCAGTGCATGTGCGAGAAACCAGTGGCTCTGAACATTGTGGACTCTATTTCCAAGCCGCTGATAATGGCAGTGATCACTTTGTTTTTGAAAATTATAACGCTAACCAGAAAAAACACGTCTTGGTGATGGACTACCATTCGGCCACCTTTAATGTGAACCTTAACTGTAATGGATCTCTGACTTGTGGCTCGCTGTATTCAAAAGGAGATGTGACCGCTTTTTCTGACCAACGCTTAAAGCAGCATATTAACCCCATCTCAGCACCGCTCAAAAAACTACAGCAGTTGGGTGGCTATCATTATCAACGGACCGATACTGGCAATTACCAGGTGGGCTTAATGGCTCAGGAAGTACAACAGGTACTACCTGATGCGGTAAAAACAGCACCTGGCGGATACTTATCAATTAACAGTACTGGCGTGGTCGCTTTATTAGTGGAAGCGGTGAAAGCCATTTCAAATAAAGTCTCTGTTTTAGAGGAGCAATTGCATGGCCGTTAGGTGTGAAGGGCCAATCTCATTTACGGATATTGCCACTGAATTTAAAGGCAATAAACCGTTCAGCTTATCGCAGTATTACCGGGGTAAAAGTCTGGTTCCCAATGCCCCCTCCAATGCCAAAATTGCCACGGCGGGTGCTATTGCTTTTAGTCAGTTTTACTGTAGTGCTAACCAAGTAATTAAGCATATCAGTAGCGCGGTAGCGAATGGCACCAGTGCCGATGCCTGGTTTACACCAGGCGAACGACAGGCCTCGTGTATTTTAATTGTCAATCCAGGGGTGTATGTCACCGGGCATGGTGGGGCTGATCGACATGGTGGCGGTCATGGTAATGCCGGGGGTACTGGCATGAATGTCAATATGGCGCATTTTCCTGGTGGGTTAACGTTAGAAGTCTACGGCCATATTTGGGGAGGCGGTGGTGGTGGCGCAGGTGCAAACTTTCGGCACAGTTATACCGGTGGGCATGGGGGAACAGGTGTTGCGGTGCATCATGGCACCTTAAGACTCAAAGTCCATCCGGGAGGCAGTGTTATTGGCGGCGGCGGTGGAGGTGGTAGTTCAAGAGAAAATAAAAATGATGGAGGTGGTGGTGGACAGCCCTACGGTGGAAGAGGGAGAGGTGAGTATCATAGCGGCGCAGGTCGAGGCAGCTTATACGGTCCAGGTCATGGTACTGAT
This genomic window from Spartinivicinus poritis contains:
- a CDS encoding tail fiber domain-containing protein is translated as MINANSWPQQPVNDLRIDTAWRENYSGATINRKLAGVVPTGIYSGFHVTIDANNPLTILVGDAIEESIAVVETQGYSLTARMPAGMQKALTITPGDTQHIVIAVDYQHHQVSTVELVVTHTLTPHSVVLATLQVPSDAEMLTASMLDISRRIERIPVLTHEQKSNPHPQYQLAAAMPLIINQLNSDQTDASLSARQGKKLHELIKSLPPTIDHLRSQSATDSLSANQGRILKEMIDTINAFLSSDSSEIESLKNIVEYIKQNKENLESLGIDNIAGLRDALNTKLDKARFEQLAIPDVAQLPAVLAIKANDESVYKKTGGTLSGSVQFDIVRSGNSNGINWTGLSDTFSVHVRETSGSEHCGLYFQAADNGSDHFVFENYNANQKKHVLVMDYHSATFNVNLNCNGSLTCGSLYSKGDVTAFSDQRLKQHINPISAPLKKLQQLGGYHYQRTDTGNYQVGLMAQEVQQVLPDAVKTAPGGYLSINSTGVVALLVEAVKAISNKVSVLEEQLHGR